One Mycolicibacterium goodii genomic region harbors:
- a CDS encoding TetR/AcrR family transcriptional regulator has product MVTGSRRGRGRRPAEDVRRDVLTAAAELLFTAGMAGFTIDKVAARSGVSKVTIYKWWPSKGALALDGYFAKVEPQLAFPDTGNIEADLRSQLHAFLHVVRDTAAGIVIAELIGQAQVDPELKAAFLQRYSGPRRRLAVAAMRSAQERGQLAAHVDPETVIDQLWGACYHRLLIPDHPLTERFVDGLVDNLFRGIGT; this is encoded by the coding sequence ATGGTGACCGGTTCACGCCGCGGCCGGGGACGCAGGCCGGCCGAGGACGTACGTCGCGATGTCCTGACGGCCGCCGCCGAACTGCTGTTCACCGCGGGCATGGCGGGTTTCACCATCGACAAGGTCGCCGCGCGCTCCGGGGTGAGCAAGGTGACGATCTACAAGTGGTGGCCGTCGAAGGGCGCGCTGGCGCTTGACGGGTATTTCGCAAAGGTGGAGCCGCAGTTGGCATTTCCCGACACCGGCAACATCGAAGCCGATCTGCGCTCGCAGCTGCACGCCTTCCTGCACGTCGTGCGTGACACTGCGGCCGGGATCGTGATCGCCGAGCTCATCGGGCAGGCCCAGGTCGATCCCGAACTCAAAGCCGCCTTTCTGCAACGCTATTCAGGGCCGCGACGCCGGCTCGCGGTGGCGGCGATGCGCAGCGCGCAGGAACGTGGTCAGCTCGCCGCGCATGTCGACCCGGAGACGGTCATCGACCAGTTGTGGGGTGCCTGCTACCACCGGCTGCTGATCCCCGATCACCCGCTCACCGAGCGGTTCGTGGACGGTTTGGTCGACAACCTGTTTCGCGGCATCGGCACTTGA
- a CDS encoding TetR/AcrR family transcriptional regulator, with protein sequence MAEATTPAHPPAERILAAAADLLRRGGIDAVSTRAVATEAGVQPPTIYRQFGDKDGLLDAVTRHVLQHYIDRKRLLTDPDEDPAVVLRELWDLHVEFGLQQPHCYLLTYGQGKRTSAADETVAILTEVISRLGAAGRLTMSVGRATNYFRSTGAGFVTTQLSLPPEERDPDLSRILFENTLAAISTDGGRVRGRKPNDVRARAVALREVLPESGASGLSAAEQSLLAEWLNRLADQA encoded by the coding sequence ATGGCAGAGGCGACCACACCGGCGCATCCCCCAGCCGAGCGGATTCTGGCGGCGGCGGCGGACCTGTTGCGTCGCGGCGGCATCGACGCCGTGTCAACACGCGCGGTTGCCACCGAGGCCGGTGTGCAGCCTCCGACCATCTACCGCCAGTTCGGCGACAAGGACGGGCTCCTCGATGCCGTCACCCGGCATGTTCTGCAGCACTACATCGACCGGAAGCGGTTGTTGACCGACCCCGACGAGGATCCGGCCGTCGTCCTGCGCGAATTGTGGGACCTGCACGTCGAATTCGGTTTGCAGCAACCACACTGCTATCTGCTGACCTATGGCCAGGGCAAGCGGACATCGGCCGCGGACGAGACCGTCGCGATCCTCACGGAGGTGATCAGCCGCCTCGGTGCGGCGGGCCGGCTCACCATGAGCGTGGGCCGCGCCACCAACTATTTTCGATCTACCGGAGCGGGATTCGTGACGACCCAGCTGAGTCTGCCGCCTGAGGAACGTGATCCGGACCTGTCGAGGATCCTCTTCGAGAACACCCTCGCCGCCATCAGCACCGACGGCGGGCGCGTGCGCGGCCGCAAGCCAAACGACGTGCGGGCACGCGCGGTGGCGTTACGTGAAGTGCTGCCCGAATCCGGGGCGTCGGGACTCAGCGCGGCCGAACAGAGCCTGCTCGCCGAGTGGCTGAACCGGCTCGCCGATCAGGCGTGA
- a CDS encoding cation:dicarboxylate symporter family transporter — MSVTLDRQPEPAPPRRRDRTHWLYIAVIVAVVAGVAVGLLSPEVGKSVGVLGTMFVNLIKMMIAPVIFCTIVLGIGSVRRAATVGKVGGLAFLYFLVMSTFALAIGLVVGNVLHPGTGMHLTESAAGKGAELAETAHEAGGLLDFVQGIIPDTLFSALTAGSVLQALFVALLVGFALQAMGSAGEPILRGIEHLQKLVFKILVMILWLAPIGAFGAIANVVGQTGWSAVTQLLALMFGFYITCVVFVFGVLGVLMRTVSGVSIFKLVRYLAREYLLIVSTSSSESALPRLIAKMEHLGVDRSTVGVVVPTGYSFNLDGTAIYLTMASLFIAGALGDPLSVTEQIGLLVFMIVASKGAAGVTGAGLATLAGGLQAHRPDLLDGVGLIVGIDRFMSEARALTNFSGNAVATILVGSWTKTIDKNKVDAVLSGSDPFDELTMVDDHRTAAHDKEPVAAPA, encoded by the coding sequence ATGAGCGTCACCCTGGACCGTCAACCGGAGCCGGCGCCGCCGCGCAGGCGCGACCGCACCCACTGGCTCTACATCGCGGTCATCGTCGCCGTTGTGGCAGGTGTCGCCGTCGGGCTCCTGTCGCCCGAGGTCGGCAAGAGCGTCGGCGTGCTCGGCACGATGTTCGTCAACCTGATCAAGATGATGATCGCGCCGGTCATCTTCTGCACGATCGTCCTGGGCATCGGGTCGGTGCGCAGGGCCGCCACGGTGGGCAAGGTCGGCGGGTTGGCATTCCTCTATTTCCTGGTGATGAGCACATTCGCGCTCGCGATCGGCCTGGTGGTCGGCAACGTGCTGCACCCGGGCACCGGTATGCACCTGACCGAGAGCGCCGCGGGCAAGGGCGCCGAACTGGCCGAGACCGCCCACGAGGCAGGCGGTCTGCTGGACTTCGTGCAGGGCATCATCCCTGACACCCTGTTCTCGGCGCTGACCGCGGGCAGCGTTCTGCAGGCCCTGTTCGTCGCGCTGCTGGTGGGTTTCGCGTTGCAGGCGATGGGCAGCGCCGGTGAGCCGATCCTGCGCGGCATCGAGCATCTGCAGAAGCTCGTGTTCAAGATCCTCGTGATGATCCTGTGGCTGGCCCCGATCGGCGCCTTCGGTGCGATCGCGAACGTGGTCGGCCAGACCGGCTGGTCGGCGGTGACGCAGTTGCTGGCGCTGATGTTCGGCTTCTACATCACGTGCGTGGTGTTCGTGTTCGGCGTGCTCGGCGTGCTGATGCGCACCGTGTCGGGGGTGTCGATCTTCAAGCTCGTGCGCTACCTGGCGCGCGAGTACCTGCTGATCGTGTCGACGTCGTCGTCGGAATCCGCGCTGCCGCGCCTCATCGCCAAGATGGAGCACCTCGGCGTCGACCGCAGCACCGTGGGTGTCGTGGTGCCCACCGGCTACTCCTTCAACCTCGACGGCACCGCGATCTATCTGACCATGGCGTCGCTGTTCATCGCCGGCGCGCTGGGCGACCCGTTGTCGGTGACCGAGCAGATCGGTCTGCTGGTGTTCATGATCGTCGCCTCCAAGGGTGCGGCCGGGGTCACCGGCGCGGGGCTCGCGACGCTGGCCGGTGGACTTCAGGCCCACCGCCCCGACCTGCTCGACGGCGTCGGCCTGATCGTCGGCATCGACCGGTTCATGTCCGAGGCGCGGGCGCTGACCAACTTCTCGGGCAACGCGGTGGCGACGATCCTGGTCGGGTCGTGGACCAAGACCATCGACAAGAACAAGGTCGACGCGGTGCTCAGCGGCAGCGATCCGTTCGACGAGCTGACCATGGTCGACGACCACCGAACCGCGGCGCACGACAAGGAGCCCGTCGCCGCACCCGCCTGA
- a CDS encoding FadD7 family fatty acid--CoA ligase, producing MTSPMTSMTGLFDVLDHHIRTRPDATALVATGQRVPATYATLGRWVGDAAADLAAAGLRPGDVVALVELNTAEFVVALLAAARCGLIVAPLDPALAEAEMADRLTRLGARAVLTGPGALADGSHRVHATGTRATVEATGHGAPRAAADLGLGPDDAMILFTSGTTGRPKMVPWTHTNLAASVHAICATYHLGGDDATVAAMPFFHGHGLVAVLLSTLASGGKVLLPAGGRFSARTFWADMRAAQATWFTAVPTIHQILLQRPDEEHPPLRFVRSCSAPLDAATAEQAEHRFGAPILEAYGMTETTHQAASRRAHRHDPRASVGPASGAARLRIVGAEGRECAPGETGEVWVSGPAVVRGYLADPEHTAEAFIEGWFRTGDLGALDRDGNLQLTGRIKNIINRGGEKISPEHVEGVLTGCDGVFEAVVFAIPDATYGEQVGAAVVPSDLRASADDIVAECRTKLAPYEVPSRLDIVESLPHTAKGAIDRQAVTSQLAH from the coding sequence ATGACATCTCCCATGACATCGATGACGGGGCTGTTCGATGTGCTCGATCACCACATCCGGACCCGGCCCGATGCGACCGCGCTCGTGGCGACGGGGCAGCGGGTTCCTGCGACGTACGCGACGCTCGGCCGGTGGGTCGGCGACGCCGCGGCCGATCTCGCTGCCGCAGGGCTGCGGCCAGGCGATGTGGTCGCGCTCGTGGAACTGAACACAGCCGAGTTCGTCGTCGCGCTGCTCGCGGCGGCACGCTGCGGGCTGATCGTCGCACCACTGGACCCCGCACTCGCCGAGGCCGAGATGGCCGACCGGCTGACACGTCTGGGCGCCAGGGCCGTGCTCACCGGTCCGGGCGCACTCGCCGACGGATCCCACCGCGTGCACGCGACCGGGACCCGAGCCACCGTCGAGGCCACCGGCCACGGTGCCCCGCGAGCAGCGGCCGATCTGGGCCTCGGACCCGACGACGCCATGATCCTGTTCACGTCGGGCACCACCGGCCGGCCGAAGATGGTGCCGTGGACGCACACCAACCTCGCGGCGTCCGTGCACGCGATATGCGCGACCTACCACCTGGGCGGCGACGACGCGACCGTCGCCGCGATGCCGTTCTTCCACGGTCACGGCCTGGTGGCGGTGCTGCTGTCCACGCTGGCCAGCGGCGGGAAGGTCCTGCTGCCCGCCGGCGGGCGATTCTCGGCCCGCACGTTCTGGGCCGACATGAGGGCCGCGCAGGCGACCTGGTTCACCGCCGTTCCCACGATCCACCAGATCCTGCTGCAGCGTCCCGACGAGGAACACCCCCCGCTGCGGTTCGTGCGCAGCTGCAGTGCACCGCTCGACGCGGCCACCGCTGAGCAGGCCGAACACCGGTTCGGCGCGCCGATACTCGAGGCGTACGGCATGACCGAGACAACGCACCAGGCCGCAAGCCGGCGCGCGCACCGTCACGACCCGCGCGCGTCGGTGGGCCCGGCGTCCGGGGCGGCCAGGCTACGGATCGTCGGCGCCGAGGGCAGGGAATGCGCGCCCGGCGAGACCGGCGAGGTCTGGGTCAGCGGGCCGGCCGTCGTGCGGGGTTATCTCGCCGATCCCGAGCACACTGCGGAGGCCTTCATCGAGGGCTGGTTCCGCACGGGTGATCTGGGTGCGCTCGACCGCGACGGCAATCTGCAGCTGACGGGCCGCATCAAGAACATCATCAACCGCGGTGGCGAGAAGATCTCACCCGAACATGTCGAAGGCGTCCTGACCGGGTGTGACGGGGTGTTCGAGGCCGTGGTCTTCGCGATCCCGGACGCCACCTACGGCGAGCAGGTCGGCGCCGCGGTCGTGCCGTCGGACCTGCGCGCCTCGGCAGACGACATCGTGGCGGAATGCCGCACCAAACTCGCTCCGTACGAGGTCCCGTCGCGGCTCGACATCGTCGAATCGCTGCCGCACACCGCCAAAGGCGCGATCGACCGCCAGGCCGTCACATCGCAACTCGCACACTGA
- a CDS encoding sensor histidine kinase — MSIGCGGAVSRWRPELLARPWPRSLAGQAIALQVIVVAVVVLAGSVLAVYDARRDGEENARDQVIGIAAALAASPSTAGAIESGRATEVLQPVTEAVRTGTDIAFITIMSPDGVRFTHTDPSQIGGHYLGTIAPALRGETYTEIYTGTLGPSVRAIVPVRGADGRIVGLVSAGITTQTLAQRWRAQLRTIAAITAVALALSLVGVWAIRRRLLRQTHGLRPDELRVMYDHHDAILHSVSEGLIVLDRNRVALVNDEARRLLGLPPGPVRLDDLPEFLRSHDPGARDELHVTDERVLVVNRARVADTGSEVVTIRDRTELQGALGELSSLQVLTDSLRAQAHESANKLHTVVTMVEMGRPQDAVRFATSELELSQRLVDRLSEAVGEPALVALLLGKTAQADERGIALTVTEDTQLSDDTVLSGPELVTVLGNLIDNAMDACDRDDPWIEVTVTSDDDELLIRVADSGPGMDPDTFEKATQRGYSTKAGDTSGHGLGLALVAQVVNKHGGTLHADLTYGSVVTVTVPIPERVGGGGT; from the coding sequence ATGTCCATCGGATGCGGAGGTGCGGTGTCACGCTGGCGGCCTGAGCTGTTGGCCCGGCCATGGCCGCGATCGCTGGCCGGTCAGGCGATCGCCCTGCAGGTCATCGTGGTCGCGGTGGTCGTGCTCGCGGGCAGTGTGCTGGCGGTGTACGACGCGCGCCGCGACGGTGAGGAGAATGCGCGCGACCAGGTGATCGGGATCGCCGCCGCGCTCGCCGCCTCGCCCTCGACGGCCGGGGCGATCGAGTCGGGCCGCGCGACCGAGGTCCTGCAGCCGGTGACGGAGGCGGTACGCACCGGCACCGACATCGCGTTCATCACCATCATGTCGCCCGACGGCGTCCGATTCACCCACACCGATCCGAGCCAGATCGGCGGCCACTATCTGGGCACCATCGCTCCGGCGCTGCGCGGCGAGACCTACACCGAGATCTACACCGGCACCCTGGGCCCGTCGGTGCGGGCCATCGTGCCGGTGCGCGGCGCCGACGGACGCATCGTCGGGCTGGTGTCGGCGGGTATCACGACGCAGACGCTCGCACAGCGATGGCGCGCGCAACTCCGCACGATCGCCGCGATCACCGCGGTTGCGCTGGCACTGTCGCTGGTCGGAGTGTGGGCGATCCGACGCCGATTGCTGCGGCAGACCCACGGCCTGCGACCCGACGAGCTGCGCGTGATGTACGACCATCACGACGCGATCCTGCATTCGGTGTCCGAAGGGCTCATCGTGCTGGACCGCAACCGAGTGGCCCTGGTCAACGACGAGGCTCGCCGGCTGTTGGGCCTGCCACCGGGGCCGGTGCGCCTCGACGATCTGCCCGAGTTCCTGCGCAGCCACGACCCTGGTGCGCGCGACGAGTTGCACGTCACCGACGAGCGCGTGCTCGTGGTCAACCGGGCCCGGGTCGCCGACACCGGATCCGAGGTTGTCACGATCCGCGACCGCACCGAATTACAGGGCGCGCTCGGCGAACTCAGCTCCCTGCAGGTGCTCACCGATTCGTTGCGGGCCCAGGCACACGAGTCCGCCAACAAGCTGCACACCGTGGTCACCATGGTCGAGATGGGCCGACCGCAGGACGCGGTCCGTTTCGCGACAAGCGAGCTCGAGCTCTCCCAGCGGCTCGTCGACCGGTTGTCCGAGGCGGTCGGCGAACCCGCGCTGGTGGCGCTGCTTCTCGGCAAGACCGCGCAGGCCGACGAGCGTGGCATCGCGCTCACGGTCACCGAGGACACGCAGTTGTCCGACGACACCGTGCTGTCCGGACCGGAACTGGTGACGGTGCTGGGTAACCTGATCGACAATGCGATGGACGCCTGCGACCGCGACGATCCGTGGATCGAGGTCACGGTGACCTCCGACGACGATGAGTTGCTGATCCGGGTGGCCGACAGCGGTCCAGGCATGGATCCGGACACCTTCGAGAAGGCAACGCAGCGGGGATATTCCACGAAGGCCGGGGACACCTCCGGCCACGGTCTCGGTCTGGCGCTGGTCGCACAGGTGGTCAACAAGCACGGCGGCACGCTGCACGCCGACCTCACGTACGGGTCGGTGGTGACGGTGACCGTGCCGATCCCCGAGCGCGTCGGCGGTGGTGGTACGTGA
- the oxc gene encoding oxalyl-CoA decarboxylase, with translation MNVNTTPLIDGPAPSTASARTDGYHVVVDALKRNGVETIYGVVGIPVTDVARVAQAQGLRYIGFRHESDAGHAAAAAGFLTKRPGFCLTVSAPGFLNGLVALANATTNCFPMVQISGSSERHIVDLQRGDYEEMDQLAAAKPFVKAAFRVNRVTDIGLAIARAIRTASSGRPGGVYLDIPAAVLGEVIDADAAAASLRTVVDAAPEQSPSPAAVDRAVALLAGAERPLVVLGKGAAYAQADSTIRRFLEATGLPFLPMSMAKGLLPDTHPQSVAAARSMALRDADVVLLVGARLNWLLGHGEPPQWAPGVKFIQIDIDPGELDSNAPIAAPLVGDIASVMEALNERAQFIDAPFRWREQLGERRARNAESMAKRLAADSQPMRFYGALRAIRDVLRDRRDVYVVNEGANALDLARNVIDMSVPRHRLDSGTWGVMGVGMGYAIAAAVEGGGPVVAIEGDSAFGFSAMELETICRYRLPVVVVVLNNGGVYRGDGQNPVSPDPSPTTLMPAARHDRLIEAFGGTGYHVTTPAELGTALTEALTSGGPAVIDCVIDPTDGTESGHLTHLNPTGLAGTN, from the coding sequence ATGAACGTGAACACCACACCGCTGATCGACGGGCCTGCGCCGAGCACTGCCTCGGCTCGCACCGACGGGTATCACGTTGTGGTCGATGCACTCAAGCGAAACGGAGTCGAGACGATCTACGGCGTCGTCGGGATACCCGTCACGGATGTGGCGCGGGTGGCGCAGGCCCAGGGCCTGCGTTACATCGGATTCCGGCACGAGAGCGATGCCGGGCATGCCGCCGCCGCGGCAGGTTTCCTGACGAAGAGACCAGGGTTCTGTCTGACGGTCTCTGCGCCCGGATTCCTCAACGGTCTGGTCGCACTGGCGAACGCAACCACGAATTGCTTTCCGATGGTGCAGATCTCCGGATCCAGTGAACGGCACATCGTCGACCTACAGCGCGGCGACTACGAGGAGATGGATCAGCTCGCCGCGGCAAAACCCTTCGTCAAGGCGGCCTTCCGGGTCAACCGTGTCACCGACATCGGCCTGGCGATCGCCAGGGCGATCCGCACCGCATCGTCGGGGCGGCCCGGCGGGGTGTACCTCGACATCCCTGCGGCGGTCCTCGGTGAGGTGATCGACGCCGATGCGGCCGCGGCATCGTTGCGCACCGTCGTCGACGCCGCCCCCGAGCAGTCGCCGTCGCCTGCGGCCGTGGACCGCGCCGTCGCGCTGCTCGCCGGGGCCGAACGCCCGTTGGTGGTGCTCGGCAAAGGGGCGGCATACGCGCAGGCGGACAGCACGATTCGCCGGTTCCTCGAGGCCACCGGGTTGCCGTTCCTGCCGATGTCGATGGCCAAGGGGCTGCTGCCGGACACGCATCCGCAGTCGGTTGCGGCGGCCCGCTCGATGGCGCTGCGTGATGCCGATGTGGTGCTGTTGGTCGGAGCACGGTTGAATTGGCTTCTCGGGCATGGCGAACCGCCGCAGTGGGCTCCCGGCGTCAAGTTCATCCAGATCGACATCGACCCTGGCGAACTGGACAGCAACGCGCCGATCGCCGCTCCGCTGGTCGGTGACATCGCGTCGGTGATGGAGGCGCTCAACGAACGGGCCCAGTTCATCGACGCCCCGTTTCGGTGGCGCGAACAACTGGGCGAACGCAGAGCACGCAACGCCGAGTCCATGGCGAAGCGACTGGCCGCGGATTCACAGCCGATGCGTTTCTACGGCGCGCTGCGCGCGATCCGTGATGTGCTCCGTGACCGCCGGGACGTCTACGTCGTCAACGAGGGTGCCAACGCACTCGACCTGGCGCGCAATGTGATCGACATGTCGGTGCCGCGGCACCGACTCGACAGCGGCACATGGGGTGTCATGGGTGTGGGGATGGGTTACGCGATCGCGGCCGCAGTCGAGGGTGGTGGACCCGTCGTGGCGATCGAGGGCGACAGTGCGTTCGGGTTCAGCGCGATGGAGTTGGAGACGATCTGCCGCTACCGGTTGCCCGTGGTTGTCGTCGTGCTCAACAACGGCGGGGTGTACCGCGGTGACGGGCAGAACCCGGTCTCCCCGGACCCGTCACCCACGACGCTGATGCCGGCGGCACGCCATGACCGGCTGATCGAGGCCTTCGGTGGGACGGGTTACCACGTCACCACACCCGCCGAACTCGGCACCGCCCTGACCGAGGCGCTCACCTCAGGCGGGCCCGCCGTCATCGACTGCGTGATCGACCCCACCGACGGCACCGAGAGCGGCCACCTGACCCATCTCAATCCGACCGGCCTGGCTGGGACAAACTGA
- the putP gene encoding sodium/proline symporter PutP yields the protein MTDLTFQMAAIGLYFAMMLAIGYYAFRRTSDLDDYMLGGRKLKPGVAALSAGASDMSGWLLLGVPGAIYASGLFESWIVIGLVIGAWLNWKFVAPRLRAYTEIANNSITVPSFFENRLRDHSHVLRISAGTIILVFFTFYVSSGMVAGGVFFETSFGSSYLVGMLLVAGVTLCYTLFGGFLGASLTDVAQALLMFAALVTIPVVTIITTGGPGEVINLVQAADAAHNAADAGDEIHRTSLFFGGGILAIVSAAAWGLGYFGQPHIIVRFMAMRSSADAKAGRRIGISWMVLTALGAITTGFAGLAYFFREGVTLDNPETVFLRLAQVMFHPFIAGVVLAAVLAAIMSTISSQLIVCSSALVEDIYRAFGKEASPTRLVTYGRLGVLTVAVVAILLALNPDGTILDLVGFAWAGFGAAFGPLILLSLFWRRLTSAGAIAGMIAGAVVVGIWGQTEALSSAMYEIVPGFVACLVVAVVASLMTAREDDDIQREFTEMAEKASEPAGQTAGEHAASA from the coding sequence ATGACCGACCTCACGTTCCAGATGGCGGCGATCGGGCTGTATTTCGCCATGATGCTCGCGATCGGTTATTACGCCTTCCGGCGAACCAGCGACCTCGATGACTACATGCTCGGCGGTCGCAAACTGAAGCCGGGGGTCGCGGCGCTGTCCGCGGGAGCATCGGACATGTCGGGCTGGCTGCTCCTCGGTGTCCCGGGCGCCATCTACGCTTCGGGCCTGTTCGAGTCGTGGATCGTGATCGGCCTGGTGATCGGCGCCTGGCTGAACTGGAAGTTCGTCGCACCGCGGTTGAGGGCATACACCGAGATCGCCAACAACTCGATCACGGTGCCGAGTTTCTTCGAGAACAGGCTGCGTGACCATTCGCATGTCCTGCGCATCTCGGCGGGCACGATCATCCTGGTCTTCTTCACGTTCTACGTGTCCTCCGGGATGGTCGCAGGTGGCGTGTTCTTCGAAACGTCGTTCGGCTCGTCGTACCTGGTGGGCATGCTGCTGGTCGCCGGAGTCACGTTGTGCTACACACTGTTCGGCGGTTTCCTCGGCGCGTCGCTCACCGACGTCGCGCAGGCGCTCCTGATGTTCGCCGCGCTCGTCACCATCCCCGTCGTCACGATCATCACCACCGGTGGCCCGGGCGAGGTGATCAATCTGGTGCAGGCCGCCGACGCCGCGCACAACGCCGCCGACGCCGGCGATGAAATCCACCGCACGTCACTGTTCTTCGGCGGCGGAATCCTGGCCATCGTGTCCGCGGCCGCCTGGGGACTCGGGTATTTCGGTCAGCCCCACATCATCGTGCGGTTCATGGCGATGCGTTCCTCGGCCGATGCCAAGGCGGGCCGACGCATCGGCATCAGTTGGATGGTCCTCACCGCCCTGGGTGCGATCACCACCGGGTTCGCGGGCCTGGCGTACTTCTTCCGCGAGGGTGTCACGCTCGACAATCCCGAAACGGTGTTCCTGCGCCTGGCGCAGGTCATGTTCCACCCCTTCATCGCGGGTGTCGTGCTCGCCGCGGTGCTCGCCGCCATCATGTCGACGATCTCGTCCCAACTGATCGTGTGCTCGTCGGCTCTGGTCGAGGACATCTACCGCGCGTTCGGCAAGGAGGCCAGCCCCACTCGGCTGGTCACCTACGGCCGCCTCGGGGTGCTGACGGTCGCCGTGGTCGCGATCCTGTTGGCGCTCAACCCAGATGGCACGATCCTCGACCTCGTCGGGTTCGCCTGGGCCGGGTTCGGCGCCGCGTTCGGACCCTTGATCCTCCTGTCGCTGTTCTGGCGCAGGCTCACCTCGGCCGGTGCGATCGCCGGCATGATCGCCGGTGCCGTGGTGGTCGGCATCTGGGGTCAGACCGAGGCGCTGTCGAGCGCGATGTACGAGATCGTTCCCGGCTTCGTCGCGTGCCTCGTCGTCGCGGTCGTCGCTTCGCTCATGACCGCCCGCGAGGACGACGACATCCAGCGCGAGTTCACCGAGATGGCCGAGAAGGCGAGCGAACCCGCGGGCCAAACCGCGGGCGAACACGCGGCTTCTGCCTGA
- a CDS encoding SDR family oxidoreductase: MTDRVAIVTGASGGIGHDVAVRLARAGMAVAVHYAGNRDRAQEVADEITALGGTAIVVSADVADEHQVTALFDQVENDLGGVDVVVNTAGIMTLAPLAELDLDDLDRMLRTNVRGTFVVSQQAARRVRAGGAIINFSTSVTKIAAPTYTGYAATKGAVDAMTLILAKEMRGRDVTVNAVAPGPTATALYFEGKTQEVIDRAKAAPPLERLGEPADIAEIVAFLAGPARWINGQVIYANGGVV; encoded by the coding sequence ATGACCGATCGGGTAGCCATCGTCACGGGGGCATCGGGAGGTATCGGCCACGACGTCGCGGTCCGGTTGGCCCGTGCGGGAATGGCCGTGGCCGTGCACTACGCGGGTAATCGGGACCGCGCACAGGAGGTCGCCGACGAGATCACGGCCCTCGGCGGCACCGCGATCGTGGTTTCCGCCGACGTCGCCGACGAGCACCAGGTCACCGCGCTGTTCGATCAGGTGGAAAACGACCTCGGTGGCGTGGACGTGGTGGTGAACACCGCGGGCATCATGACGCTCGCGCCGTTGGCCGAACTCGACCTCGACGACCTCGACCGCATGCTGCGGACCAATGTTCGCGGTACGTTCGTCGTCAGCCAGCAGGCCGCGCGGCGTGTCCGAGCCGGCGGAGCCATCATCAACTTCTCCACGTCCGTCACCAAGATCGCCGCACCCACCTACACCGGCTACGCGGCCACCAAGGGCGCCGTCGACGCCATGACGCTGATCCTCGCCAAGGAGATGCGCGGGCGCGACGTCACGGTCAACGCGGTCGCGCCCGGACCCACCGCGACCGCGCTGTACTTCGAGGGCAAGACCCAGGAGGTCATCGACCGCGCCAAGGCAGCCCCGCCCTTGGAACGCCTCGGTGAACCCGCCGACATCGCCGAGATCGTGGCCTTCCTCGCCGGACCGGCACGCTGGATCAACGGGCAGGTGATCTACGCCAACGGCGGCGTCGTCTGA
- a CDS encoding response regulator — protein MTITVLVVEDEPLIAEAHQAYLARLAGFSVAAVTHTARDAMRAASEAAASERPIDLVLLDIGLPDANGISLASALSGLRPAPDIIAITSERDLEMVRAAVAHGALAYLLKPFTFAAFRDRLERYRRYREALPAGTAAASQVEVDRALAELRVATDRSTSPKGAAPQTTDEIARAVRDDPHGLTADEVAKRVGVSRVTAWRYLERLADDNTVVRITEYGKAGRPRTRYQWR, from the coding sequence GTGACCATCACGGTGCTCGTCGTCGAGGACGAACCGCTGATCGCGGAGGCACATCAGGCGTATCTGGCTCGGCTGGCAGGCTTTTCGGTCGCCGCGGTGACCCACACGGCGCGCGACGCCATGCGGGCCGCGTCGGAGGCCGCGGCCTCGGAGCGGCCCATCGATCTGGTCTTGCTCGACATCGGTCTGCCCGACGCGAACGGGATCTCGTTGGCGTCGGCGCTGTCCGGGCTGCGGCCCGCGCCCGACATCATCGCGATCACATCGGAACGCGATCTGGAGATGGTGCGCGCCGCGGTCGCACACGGCGCATTGGCGTACCTGCTCAAACCGTTCACGTTCGCGGCGTTCCGCGACCGGCTCGAACGCTACCGCCGCTACCGTGAGGCGCTGCCCGCAGGCACCGCGGCGGCCAGCCAGGTCGAGGTCGACCGCGCACTGGCCGAATTGCGCGTCGCCACCGACAGATCCACCTCGCCCAAGGGCGCGGCCCCACAGACCACCGACGAGATCGCGCGGGCCGTACGCGACGATCCCCACGGTCTCACCGCCGACGAGGTCGCCAAACGCGTCGGCGTGTCACGCGTCACGGCGTGGCGTTACCTCGAACGCCTCGCCGACGACAACACCGTTGTCCGCATCACCGAGTACGGCAAGGCCGGCCGACCCCGCACCCGCTACCAGTGGCGTTGA